From Pungitius pungitius chromosome 9, fPunPun2.1, whole genome shotgun sequence, one genomic window encodes:
- the zgc:154142 gene encoding ovochymase isoform X1 yields MDEEKSRRRSGGTSTLEKCLIFLFVAMTVACIGLVVIYFTDKADPSAHTGPDSGCGGPQQLTGESGTFTSFNYPSSYDNGKSCTWDISVAPDKVIQLWFEEFALEDTQLCMSDFITLRDSLGTIGKFCGYTKPRPLVSLTNHLKVYFDTNDRKTDQGFKAHYKAVDPKLAPEIAGAGGFLQGDQGTLMTPGSPEQSYPSGALYQWKITVPKGERVRLTFTFFDLVPEVCGDFVEVYDGDKAGSSSFSKFCGGKIPKPVESVGNTMVVRFKSDNSLAAKGFMATFTKSSLPPVVTTPTPVPTAPTAPRPSTAQTPPPTSPAGDVPVILRGRKGVIQSLGFPNPYPAHLNSSWRISVPKGFLVKLQITEMAITGEPGQCKGDRLVISDDYSTLGTHCGNLLPPVVVGASDTISVTFQSDGQLTDRGFSARWEAVYAEDIAEIQGCGISSTEGTGVIKSQNWPMNYKANAECMWNIALPFGKKITLTFTHFDLEAKDLLTSKCFDNIMVYELNSLTNALLQTHGPFCGTKLPGTIQTKGSRLVIRFHSDLFTESKGFRAYWTTDPSLPAPTEPPAPANPWDNIPIDWPSTCGKPTIPPVVASRIVNGEPAKPHSWPWQVSMQVWPASRPEPMFFHTCGGTLIHKNWVLTAAHCFINYADELPRWRMCLGKHNLTYTEPTEHCFNVSGIYRHEGFKYPTVPTVEFDIALVRLDGEAMASNEISYACLPSEEEVLPEGKKCYATGWGDETGDSMNAKVAEALNQVALPVVPYDTCKRMDYWWFQVKTSMICCGYTLPDELQSVCQGDSGGPLVCQDNPGGSWEVHGITSFGPIGCVMNKKPSVFTRSSAYLPWIRNVLRRDIYKEHTSGCGGPKELSGTEGTLSSTDNHGNYINKARCQWNIQVPLGKLVHIHFHNLSLEPSQLCLNDKVSLRDRIGSLGTHCSDVPPQDLVSDGNALHISFSSNDKVVDTGFSAAWKAVDPTEAGPCGGSFSSAQGEITSPNWPNDYRAQSVCTWRITIPSATSIHVAFTHFELQAVNVLGHCVDYVEIFHGERMTSIGRFCGFASPPSIAPLSSPVVIRFLSNGANQPKGFRGYWTTDAGVIPTLPPPPHDIWDDTPIDWPADCGNPVVKPHTRAVRVVNGEQATPHSWPWQVSMQASPLFPIPYMHGCGGSLIHKDWILTAAHCFMFPLNNPTFWRMCLGKHHMNSSMDVPSAEQCFKVDAIVRHEGFVYEQDRTDITNDIALVHLAEPVGMTREISPVCLPKPGTVMPAGTPCFVTGWGDEKGNLFPRVSEKLNQAALPVVDFETCSKPAYWWDTLRPSMICAGYESPDELKSACQGDSGGPFACAGTSMNWEVHGIVSFGPQGCIKDKKPSVFTRVSAFSDWINDNIKKFIYESGKTR; encoded by the exons ATGGATGAGGAGAAGAGTCGCCGTCGGTCCGGGGGCACGAGCACCCTGGAAAAGTGTCTGATATTTCTCTTTGTGGCCATGACCGTTGCCTGCATCGGCCTCGTGGTCATCTACTTCACTGACAAAGCGGACCCTTCTGCTCATACAG GCCCAGACTCTGGGTGCGGTGGTCCGCAGCAGCTGACCGGAGAGTCAGGCACCTTCACCAGCTTTAACTACCCCAGCAGCTACGACAATGGAAAAAGCTGCACCTGGGACATCAGTGTGGCCCCTGACAAG GTGATCCAACTGTGGTTTGAGGAGTTTGCTTTGGAGGACACCCAGCTCTGCATGTCAGACTTCATCACACTGAGAGACTCTCTGGGAACCATTG GTAAATTCTGCGGCTACACCAAACCGAGGCCGTTGGTGTCACTTACCAACCACTTGAAGGTGTACTTTGACACCAATGACAGAAAAACGGACCAGGGTTTCAAGGCTCATTACAAGGCTGTGGATCCAAAGCTCGCACCAG AAATAGCCGGAGCTGGTGGCTTTCTCCAAGGTGACCAGGGGACCCTGATGACCCCCGGCTCCCCGGAGCAGAGCTACCCGAGTGGGGCGCTGTACCAG TGGAAAATCACGGTGCCCAAAGGCGAAAGGGTTCGACTCACATTCACTTTCTTTGACCTGGTGCCTGAGGTCTGTGGAGATTTTGTTGAGGTCTACGATGGCGACAAGGCCGGCTCCTCTTCATTCA GCAAATTCTGTGGAGGAAAGATTCCTAAGCCAGTGGAGTCCGTCGGCAACACAATGGTGGTCCGCTTCAAATCCGACAACAGTTTGGCTGCTAAAGGATTCATGGCGACTTTTACCAAGTCCAGCCTTCCACCTGTTGTTACCACCCCGACACCCGTACCCACCGCACCCACCGCACCCAGACCTTCCACCGCACAAACACCTCCCCCCACATCTCCTG CAGGTGATGTTCCAGTTATCCTTCGTGGCCGTAAAGGAGTGATCCAGTCCTTGGGTTTCCCAAATCCCTACCCTGCTCATCTGAACAGCTCCTGGAGGATATCTGTGCCCAAAGGATTCCTGGTGAAACTGCAGATCACTGAAATGGCCATCACAGGAGAGCCTGGACAATGCAAGGGGGACAGACTGGTCATCTCAGATGATTACAGCACATTAG GCACACACTGTGGCAACCTGCTGCCCCCGGTGGTGGTCGGTGCCAGTGACACAATATCAGTCACCTTCCAGTCCGACGGTCAACTCACAGACCGAGGATTCTCAGCGAGGTGGGAGGCTGTGTATGCCGAGGACATcgcag AAATCCAGGGATGTGGCATTTCTTCCACAGAGGGAACAGGAGTTATTAAGTCCCAGAACTGGCCTATGAACTACAAAGCTAACGCAGAGTGCATGTGGAACATTGCTTTACCTTTTGGCAAAAAGATCACACTCACATTCACCCACTTTGACCTCGAGGCTAAAGATCTCCTGACCTCCAAATGCTTTGATAATATAATGGTGTACGAGCTCAATAGTTTGACTAATGCGCTGCTTCAAACGCACG GTCCATTTTGTGGGACTAAGCTGCCGGGTACCATCCAGACAAAAGGCAGCAGGCTGGTGATTCGTTTCCATAGTGACCTGTTTACTGAGTCCAAAGGCTTCAGAGCCTACTGGACAACAGACCCCAGTTTACCTGCCCCCACTGAGCCACCTGCTCCGGCCAACCCCTGGGACAACATCCCCATAG ACTGGCCGAGTACATGCGGTAAACCAACCATTCCTCCTGTTGTTGCGTCACGCATTGTGAATGGAGAGCCAGCTAAGCCTCACTCCTGGCCCTGGCAAGTGTCCATGCAG GTCTGGCCGGCCAGTCGTCCAGAGCCCATGTTTTTCCACACCTGTGGTGGTACTCTGATTCATAAGAACTGGGTACTTACTGCAGCTCACTGCTTCATAAA CTACGCTGACGAGCTGCCGCGTTGGCGCATGTGCCTCGGCAAACACAACCTGACCTACACAGAGCCGACCGAACACTGCTTCAATGTGTCCGGTATCTATCGCCACGAGGGCTTCAAGTACCCCACAGTCCCCACGGTGGAGTTTGACATTGCACTGGTCAGGTTGGATGGGGAGGCGATGGCCAGTAATGAGATCTCGTACGCCTGCCTTCCGTCAGAGGAGGAGGTCCTTCCTGAGGGCAAGAAGTGCTACGCCACTGGCTGGGGAGACGAGACTG GTGATTCGATGAATGCTAAAGTTGCAGAGGCCCTTAACCAGGTGGCCTTGCCTGTTGTTCCATATGACACCTGCAAAAGGATGGACTACTGGTGGTTCCAAGTCAAGACCTCCATGATCTGTTGTGGTTACACCCTGCCCGATGAGCTCCAGTCTGTCTGTCAG GGAGATTCAGGTGGTCCCCTGGTGTGTCAGGATAACCCTGGGGGTTCTTGGGAAGTTCATGGCATAACAAGCTTTGGTCCTATTGGATGTGTTATGAATAAGAAGCCCTCTGTTTTCACTCGATCTTCTGCCTACCTCCCCTGGATCAGAAATGTCCTCCGCAGAGACATCTACAAGGAGCACA CATCTGGGTGTGGAGGGCCAAAGGAACTGTCTGGCACAGAAGGCACTTTGTCCTCTACGGATAACCATGGCAACTACATCAACAAAGCCCGATGCCAGTGGAACATCCAGGTGCCACTCGGCAAACTAGTCCACATCCATTTCCACAATTTGTCCCTGGAGCCGAGTCAGTTGTGCCTCAACGATAAAGTCAGCCTCAGAGACAGAATAGGAAGTCTAG GCACACACTGCAGCGATGTACCCCCCCAAGACCTGGTGAGTGACGGAAACGCACTTCACATCAGCTTCTCCTCCAACGACAAGGTGGTGGACACGGGTTTCTCTGCCGCCTGGAAGGCAGTGGACCCCACAGAGG caggtCCTTGTGGAGGGAGCTTCAGCAGCGCTCAGGGTGAAATCACCTCTCCCAACTGGCCGAATGACTACCGAGCCCAGTCCGTGTGCACGTGGCGGATCACCATTCCTTCAGCAACAAGTATCCATGTGGCCTTCACCCACTTTGAGCTGCAAGCTGTAAACGTGTTAGGACACTGTGTGGACTACGTGGAGATCTTCCATGGTGAAAGAATGACGTCAATAG GTCGATTCTGCGGCTTTGCTTCTCCACCCAGCATCGCCCCCCTCAGCAGCCCAGTCGTCATTCGCTTCCTCAGTAACGGCGCCAATCAACCGAAAGGTTTTCGTGGTTACTGGACCACTGATGCCGGTGTTATCCCAACTTTACCTCCACCACCTCATGACATCTGGGATGACACCCCTATCG ACTGGCCAGCAGATTGTGGAAACCCAGTAGTGAAACCCCATACAAGAGCCGTGAGGGTGGTCAATGGGGAGCAGGCCACTCCGCACTCGTGGCCTTGGCAAGTCTCCATGCAG GCTTCACCATTGTTTCCGATACCCTACATGCACGGTTGTGGAGGTTCTCTGATTCATAAAGATTGGATCCTAACTGCTGCTCACTGTTTCATGTT CCCTCTGAACAACCCCACCTTCTGGCGCATGTGTTTGGGGAAGCACCACATGAACTCCTCCATGGACGTTCCCTCGGCAGAGCAGTGCTTTAAGGTGGATGCCATCGTCCGCCACGAGGGGTTTGTCTACGAGCAGGATCGCACCGACATCACCAACGACATAGCGCTGGTGCATTTGGCCGAGCCCGTCGGAATGACGAGGGAGATCAGCCCCGTCTGCCTGCCCAAACCCGGGACCGTGATGCCCGCCGGGACGCCCTGCTTTGTCACCGGCTGGGGAGACGAGAAAG GCAACCTGTTCCCCAGAGTGTCTGAGAAGCTTAACCAGGCGGCCCTTCCTGTCGTTGACTTTGAGACCTGCAGTAAGCCCGCTTACTGGTGGGACACCCTCAGACCCTCCATGATCTGTGCTGGTTACGAGTCCCCAGATGAGCTCAAGTCAGCCTGCCAG GGTGACTCCGGAGGACCATTTGCCTGCGCTGGAACGAGCATGAACTGGGAGGTGCACGGCATCGTCAGCTTTGGACCTCAGGGCTGCATCAAGGACAAGAAACCCTCGGTGTTCACCCGGGTCTCTGCCTTCAGTGACTGGATCAACGACAACATTAAGAAGTTTATTTATGAAAGTGGCAAAACGCGTTGA